The proteins below come from a single Juglans regia cultivar Chandler chromosome 12, Walnut 2.0, whole genome shotgun sequence genomic window:
- the LOC109002699 gene encoding F-box/kelch-repeat protein At3g61590-like: protein MAGESSWTNHCLDDTPREIGEFDSFSELDDESSKETTAVSLELILPDDLLERILAYLPIASIFRAGCVCKRWHEIVSSNRFLWNFSHVLSQKPWYFMFTNSGEPIGYAYDPILRKWYGIELPEIKAPDWSIASSCGLVGFMDNESRSELFICNPITKRCKKLEEPPGLKFSDYSSLAVSVNRISPGYLITIVKSKQVPGNFFQWDISIHIYDSETIMWTTSLTEVLTGWRGGEESVICNGILYFLIYSTGSGVPESRHGLVAYSLSSRASHGLLNRSFIPVPCPLTCGRLMNLKGKLVMVGGIGKQDRADIIKGIGIWVLNGREWREIARMPHKFFQGFGEFDDVFASSGTDDLIYIQSYGAPALLTFDMNQKQWKWSQKCPVTKRFPLQLFTGFCFEPRLEIAP, encoded by the coding sequence ATGGCGGGAGAATCATCATGGACCAACCATTGCCTTGATGACACACCAAGAGAGATTGGAGAGTTTGATTCATTCTCAGAGCTTGATGATGAAAGCAGTAAAGAAACTACTGCAGTTTCTCTTGAGTTGATCCTGCCTGATGACCTGCTGGAGCGGATCCTAGCCTATCTCCCAATTGCTAGCATTTTTAGGGCAGGTTGTGTGTGTAAAAGATGGCATGAAATTGTTAGTTCAAATAGgtttttatggaatttttcGCATGTCCTATCACAAAAACCATGGTATTTTATGTTTACCAACTCTGGTGAGCCAATTGGTTATGCGTATGATCCCATCCTTAGGAAGTGGTATGGCATTGAACTACCCGAGATCAAGGCACCCGATTGGTCCATTGCTTCTTCATGCGGATTGGTTGGATTCATGGATAATGAAAGCCGAAGCGAGCTATTTATCTGCAACCCTATTACCAAGCGCTGCAAGAAGCTTGAAGAGCCCCCTGGCTTGAAATTTTCTGATTACAGTTCCCTTGCAGTCTCAGTGAACAGGATATCACCTGGTTATCTCATCACAATCGTAAAATCTAAGCAAGTCCCCGGGAATTTTTTCCAATGGGATATCTCAATTCATATTTATGATTCAGAAACAATTATGTGGACAACCTCTTTGACAGAGGTTTTAACAGGATGGAGAGGTGGCGAGGAAAGTGTGATCTGCAATGGAATTTTGTACTTCTTGATTTATTCAACAGGGAGTGGTGTACCAGAAAGTCGCCATGGCTTAGTTGCATATAGTCTTTCTAGCCGTGCTTCCCATGGTTTGTTGAATAGGAGTTTTATTCCAGTACCTTGCCCTCTTACATGTGGCCGACTAATGAACCTCAAGGGGAAGCTGGTGATGGTCGGAGGAATTGGTAAACAAGATCGAGCAGACATAATTAAGGGGATTGGCATCTGGGTTCTAAATGGGAGGGAGTGGCGGGAGATTGCGCGAATGCCACATAAGTTCTTTCAGGGATTTGGGGAGTTTGATGATGTTTTTGCAAGCAGTGGTACAGATGATCTCATATATATCCAGAGCTATGGAGCTCCAGCACTTCTTACCTTTGATATGAACCAGAAGCAGTGGAAATGGTCACAGAAGTGCCCTGTGACAAAGAGGTTCCCACTTCAGCTCTTTACTGGTTTTTGCTTTGAGCCCAGGCTTGAAATTGCTCCCTAA